The sequence below is a genomic window from Apodemus sylvaticus chromosome 6, mApoSyl1.1, whole genome shotgun sequence.
GCCACGGGAGAGCTAACGGCCAGAAGCGAGCCCACGACTATGCGAGGAAAAGCAGtaggaaaaaaagacagagacacgCCCGCAGCCTAATCGACCACTTACCCATTGGCCACACTAGCTTCCCCAGAAAAGCCAGGGATCAGCGGGTCCGAACGCAGCGCCCGAACATCCGGGCCACAGCGCTCCCAGCCGCTCCGCCTCCGGCTAGCCGGGCAATCGCGCTGGAACCCCGCCCCTGCTACATTAGGCTCCGAATCCCACCCCACCACCGCTTCCCCAACTAGGGGCGTGGGGAATGCACGCGGCAGACTTCCAGGCCTAGGATTTCCAGAAACCTAGTTTCCTAATCTAGGCTTGGAAGCCTCTCACTTCCGGGTTTGCGCTAAGAGGCTCCACCTTTTCCGGGCCCAGCCTCCAACTTGAACTAGTCTCCACCGCCTCCAGTGTTTCTTTGACTGGACCCTGAGGTCCCGCCCCCGTTTCCTAGACGAAACTTGTAGCCCCGCCCACACCACGCATTCAAGTCTTCGTGGCCTCGCCCCTACCCTGCATTGAAGTCTCCGAGGACCGCCCCCAACGTGCAGTATAGTGTTCTAGGCACCGCCTCCACTATGTAATCTTTGGAAACCCGCCCCCATTTTAAGGGCTACTTTTCTAGGCCCTGCCCCTGCCGCTTGTCTAGTTCCGAGACTCCGCCCCCACCAAGCTGTCAAGCCTCCGAGCTCCGCCCCACCTCTTGAGCAAGTTCCGAAGCCCCGCCCCCTCCGTGTGTTCAAGCCTCTGGAGCCACGCCCCCATTTGGGGGGCTAGTTTTCTAAGCCCTTGTCTTGTCACCGAGGCCCGCCCCTGCTGTGTGTTTAACTCAGAACCCAGCTAGCTCGGGCACGCCCAGCCTAAAATTCCAGGCGCTTGTTGCTGGGTGGTCTCTGCTCGCCAGCTCGGCCCAGAGATTGCCACCGGCTCTGCGCATTCTCCCGTTGGGTTTGACGCTTTCTCCCCAGCTTGAAGAGAGCAACACGGTGCGGTGCGGCAGTCCTTGGACGCAGACAATGGAGGCAGCGCTGGCAGTGACCCGGTTGCCCCCGCACGACCCGAAGACACCAGCACTATCGGTGGTGGACATGCACACAGGCGGCGAACCTTTGCGCATCGTGCACGCCGGGTGTCCGGAGGTGGTTGGGCCCACGTTGCTGGCCAAGCGGCGCTACATGCGTCAACACCTCGACTACATAAGGCAACGGCTTGTGTTCGAGCCCCGCGGCCACCGGGACATGTATGGGGCCATCCTGGTGCCCAGTGAGCTGCCCGACGCGCACCTAGGCGTCCTGTTCCTGCACAACGAAGGCTACAGCTCCATGTGCGGCCACGCGGTGCTGGCGCTGGGCCGCTTCGCGCTCGACTTCGGTCTGGTACCCGCTCCCCAAGAAGGCGCCCGAGAGGCCCGGGTCAACATCCACTGCCCTTGTGGGCTGGTGACGGCCTTCGTGGAGTGTGAAGGTGGCCGCAGTTGCGGCCCTGTGCGCTTCCACAGCGTCCCAGCCTTTGTCCTGGCTTCAGGTAAAGGGTGAGACCCACTAGACCCCGTGGAGACACAATCAACGAATCTAACCACTGCTCTGCGCAACTAACCCACTCTGCCTGCCCTTGCCATTAATAAACAGGTAATTCCAGATTACTACAGACACGCTTCAGTGTCTTTGCCTTGCAGGTTTGGGAGATGCAATTCTCTTGAGCAGATCCATCCTCCAAGGCCTGGGGAGCTTAGAGTGGAATGGGGAAGAATTCTGTTTCCTTTAATGTCCTGACTCCTTGCTTGTCAGGCATTCGTAGACACTTCACAGTAGACCGAAGTTAAGGAGCAAAGAACAAGGTGTGCACCAGAGTTCGAGTATAGCTTAGAATGTGCTTGGTAAGCATATTACTCTTAATAAGTTACTGAACGTGACCTCTCTTTTCCTCAGCTGTTAAGTGCCTTCCCTCTGCAGGGAGGAGGACACCAGTTcctggtcagccagggctacacagtgagaccaccTGGCTTTGGGGAAGAACTAAATGACTCTGAAGGAACTGAATTTGTCAGCAAAACTATTGCTGTCCTTGTTGAGAAACAAAGTCCTTGGCTGGACACCGCAACCCCTCGAAGCCATGCAACCTTAGGCAAAGTTCACAAACTCCTTGACTGAGTCTATACCTTCATTTGATCTCAGAGGTTTTTGTGGTTAGTAACGAGGGTATGAAACATTCTTAAAATCCTATGTTTTTAAAGTTAATGggtgttggttgtttttttgtttgtttgtttgttttgttttgagacagggtgtcactgtgtagccctggctggaatGGAACCCTAGAATCTCTGTGTTGACTAGGCTGGTCCTCTGTCCCACTTGCCTTGACTTCTTGAGTGCTGGTAGAATTTTAAATATCTGAAAAAATATCCATCAAGAAACAAGAGACTTCAAGATATGTAGGATTGTTTCCTGGAGATACAGACGCATGAACAGGGTTTCTGGGTTCTGCAGTATAGATCCTTTGCTGTCTGACTAAGCAGGTAATCTGCATAATCAGAGCATTTACAAAGAGGAGCGTCCCTCTCAACAATCACCTGGCAGACGCTGCTTTATCATCATCCCGGGTGTCCCTGTAGCAAGAATATCCAGCCTGCAACTTGCAGGGCCCATCTGACCAGGATGCCCTCCATAAAATGTTcacttacttaaaacattttttaacagTTCGTTTTTTATTATCTCTGGGTTTCATAGCGCTCCGGCATGAAACTTGCCACAGTGGCAGGTCAGACACACCTGCCAGCTTGAGTTCTATCCCTGTAGATGTGTAATGCTTGCCTGGAAGCGAACCGGGAGCTAATTCAGCCAATCCAGGAATAAGGTTACCTACCACTGTGTTTCTCCCAAGTCTTCAAGCTGTGCAAAGCATTCTTAGAAAATCTGATCTTGATCCTCCCTGAATAATTACACTCTGGGTCAACCTGGGCATGAATGATACTGTAGCAGAACAGGCTTAAGGCAGCCTCAGTAGAGGAAATACCTGTGATGAGGAAGGCCTTGGAGGAATTTGATGCCCTGTGAGAGTGTGGGTATCACGTCCAGACTGGCACTTGGGGGAAATGATTTAGGATATAATAgtaatagtgataataataataataatgattaagGTCAGGATgatgattattattgttattattattattagtttttcaaGACCAGCCATTTAACTAGCTGGCTACCTAGTTTCTCCCTAAACAACTCAAGCATCAGATTAAAAGGAATCCACTTCATGAGACCCTACAACTGGGTAGCAGTAGCGGGAGCAGCTGTGTGTTAGTCTCTGGTTCACTAACAAAGAGGGATAACTAGACCTTTAGATACCATACTTCCCCACAGCACTCCTATGTGACAGCAGAAAGTTAGTGGACTTGAATGGTCCTGCTGAGGCACGAGGAAAAGGAACTCCTACATCCTCTTCCTGGAAGCACATAAAAGCCAGGGGGTGGGATTGAAGAGTGTTGGCCTGCCCCTTCCCACCGCAGTGGCCTTGTGTTGGAAAGTCACCATCTGTGAACTGAAGTTGTCACCAGTGCTCACCTGGGAGGTGAGCccaacccagagctcactgtaccacacacacacacacactctaaattaCCTTTATATTGTTCACTGTACCCTAGGGGGTCTACTACAGTAGACTGTAAGTGATAGTGACCGAATGAGTAGCCGCATTGATGGAATTTGGAGACTGTGCAGACTGGCGGTTGTGGCTATCTGGTCCTCTTGAGACTGCCATTCTGATCAGAAATTAAACTTTGGCTTTCATATTAACATTCACCACGCCTACTAACCTGTACCTGGTGCTTGCTGTGTGTTACTGCATGGAATTCTCAAAACAACACTTGGAAGGGGGCACAGTAATTCCATTTTCTGTGCGAGGGCAGCAACACTGTTCTGAGAAGCAGAGCCGGGATCCAAACCAAAGCCTGGCAGGCTGTCTTCCTCTCGTCCTTAACAGTCTGCAGTTCACAAAGATATATTTCGATGTTCTGGAAAACTCACGTATCCAACCTCATTCATATCACGGAATGTAGTAGATTTGAAATTTTATCCTTTGTCTAACTGAACTTTCAAAGGAAGGCTGTTTTATTTATCCATCCTGTAACTCTTTAATCTCCTGGTAAGTGTGCCCTAAGGGTTGCCTGAAGGGAATCAATTTAAAATCCCAGTGATAAGCTTGCTTAGACAGAAGGAAGGACTTTAGATTTTGGATTGAATTCTCAATACAGGTTACAGGTTTCAGGGAGCGGGCTGAGACTTCATGGTCAGCTGCTTTTGAATTTGGCTCCAAGGTCTGCCATTTATTTGGTGGGCATCTCAGAAGAGCGGGAGTATCTTAAATAATAGCACCTGCCTCTTGGTGCTGAGGTAATTAAGGGGCTAGTGTAGGCAATGTCTCTGGGATGTACTCTAGTTGAGTCTCTTCATTTCCAATGTCCCCACATAAgtgattttaaaagaacagcagcagccagGGGTTGTGCAGATCTGTGAGCCCTGTGTGAGTGGGATGGGCATGTGCTACTAGAAccagatacttaaaaaaaaaatcaattaaaaaaattgtttggCATTATAACTGAAGATAACCAGTTTGTGAATACCTTTCAAGTCCTCCTCAAGGCCTTCCCCATTAGTATGTATTCCTTTGTAGTGTTCACAGGAGGATGTCCCAGAGTTTCCCCATCTCTTAGTCACTCTGTGTTTCCTACAAAAGAGCCTGGAAGTAGATTAACAGACAGTGTATCTAATGGAGAAGAACTGGATCATCCAGATACATCCTAGCGTACCCAGCCCATTAACTGGGAAATGCACCTAGCCCTCCTTTACCTGACACTTCGAAATGGATGTCagcttcatttcttttcattatgaAAGTCTCTTCTTTCACGTTAACAGAATTAAAACTATGAGTTTCTTTTTTAACCCCCTAACAAACGTACCTGCAAATGCCTATTTCAGACCTCACGGTGAATGTTCCTGGCCATGGAAAGGTGGTGGTGGACATTGCATATGGTGGGGCATTTTATGCATTCATTAGTGCAGAAAAATTAGGACTTGATGTGTGTTCTGCGAAGACGAGGGACCTTGTGGATGCAGCGAGCGCTTTGACAGGAGCGGTAAAAGCACAGGTCAGTCCCAGTACTACCGTGGGTGACGAATGTCTCCCTCTGTGGCTTGGACAAATACAAATTATCACATTCGTTAAGGAAATTAGCAcagatacatttaaatatttcttcatacTAACAGTGTTCAGCCTAAAGGCCTCAGACTTGATGCTTGGGAATCCTAGCTTTAATACTGAGAGCATTTGTCACCTTATCACCAGGTGTCCTTGGCTTTCCTGCTTTTTAAAATCAAGTCAGTTTAGGTGATAAGTGACtctattcttttcatttctagcACAATTCTGCCAATGTACTTTGAGTCAGAACATATAGGTAAAACATTACAGAGTTTGAATGTTTTATTATGTGATCAATAGCCATAAAGATAGCATGATTGTACTTAATATGCTTATTTTGATCATTATTATGAGCTCACTTAACAAAGCTTAAGTTTGACATGgcttaggggttaagagcactggctggtttAGCAGGGACCCAGGTTCATttacagcacccacatggcatctcataaccatctgatgccctcttctggcttcttgggTACCTGACACATATGTGCATAGACATAGggcaggcaaaacatacataaaataaatatatttaaaagaaaacatgcagGATATTGCTGTTTGAAATTAGCATTTTTCTGGCACTATTGTTACAAATATGCAGAATTATTTTATTGCAAATTTTAACACTCTTAATTTGTATCAGTTTTCTGTCCTATCAGAGAGACAACTActagttttaaaaacacaaaataattcaACTTCAGTTTTTGACGAAACCAAAAaaagcctcattttttttttcttccatcgtTTTCTTAATAAAAGGAGCAATTTTGAGCTTTCTGTCAAAGCTTGAACTGCTCAGGCAGGGCACGATGGCAGTGGGCGGGCTCTGAGAAAACCCAGAGTCTCTGTACTTTGAGAGAATGGAAGTCCCAGCATCATAGCATTGGGCAGAGGAACTGCTTTGTCAGCTGTTGGCCAGGCCATCCGTACTGTCAATGGAGATTTAGGGAATGATCTTTTGTAGAGCAAGGTCCAAAGTTAATGTTCTCTAAGTTGAACCTTAGTCTTTTAACATATATTTAAGAAGAAAGTATTGCATATGTCAGACACTAAGCTAGATGTGAGAGGCCCAAAGGAAGGACAAACACCAGTATTCAAGGATCTTGATCTAGTGGAAGGAGTTAGCACACCACGCTGTGTGCTGTAGTGGAAGGCAACATGAAACTGTAAGCAATGAAAAATAGTTTTCAGGTCTCCTTATCTTGGTTTGACAAACTGGACTGTAGGAATTCAGGTCTAAGTGGCACGTGATAAATATACGATGATTATGGTGGTCTCAGACATCACTATCAGATACGATGATTACATCGATCTCAGACATTGCTATCACAGAAATCCAGGAAAAGTTCAACTACTAGACCTCCCAAGGACTGGAAGCACTGATTCTTTTGGCTTGGATATCCTTTCGCACTGATAGTCCTGggctatgtgtctctgtgtgcagtCACTGCTTTTCAAGGACCTGCtagttagtttttattttgttgtttttccttcttcatccAGTTGTTTCTTACTTACCAGTAGTCTCTGAatccttttcactttctttttaaaaagttttactcTGCTGGATTTTCCCACATTCTCCCCTTCCACATGATGGCCTGAGCTCAGGCAGTGAGCCTGGGAACTCCCCATCCTGAATTCAGAGTTTCACACAGAGTATGTGCTGGGTGTTCACATAAAATAGGACTGTGCATTTAGTTAAGGCTAGATTCAGAACAGTTTCCTCAGCAGGAGCTCAGCATGATAATCATAattgccaataaaactttatcaaGAGAATAACATAAAAGAAAGTGGTTACTTGCAAACGTATTCTACAAGGTAACTTTAAAAATGATATGCATTGACAAGATTATGACTAGGAGTCTATTGTTGACATTATTTCTTAAGATGAATTTGAATCAAAATCTTTTacattggttgttttatttgcagTTTAAAATCAACCATCCTGAGAGTGAAGACCTTGGTTTTCTGTATGGAACCATCTTGACAGATGGAAAAGATGCTTATAGTGAGGAGCCCACCACCAACATCTGCGTGTTTGCAGATGAACAGGTATCAAGACTGTGATTGTTAGGTTCAAACATGCAACTAATAGACCAAACTCACATTCCTGTGATTACCGATTCTGAAACAGGTCGACAGAAGCCCCACGGGCTCGGGAGTGACGGCCAGAGTTGCCCTGCAGTATCATAAGGGGCTTCTGCAGCTGAACAAGACCAGAGCCTTCAAAAGCAGCGCAACTGGCTCTGTGTTCACAGGCTGTGCTGTGAGGGTGAGTGGCACTGACTCCTTATACGCGAATGTCTTTTGAGGCAGAAAAGGCAGGATCTGGGTGCTGGATACGTTTCTTCACTGTATTCTCAGAGGAACATTTGAAAGCAGACCTGTAAAAGCAGCTTGTGTTCAACTGGGGTATCAATTCTCAAAGTGTAGTGTTGCACCTCTAAGTCATGGGTCAAAAAATAGGTTTGTGATAAAACTAAGACGTGGTTGCTTCTCATTCACTCTCTCAGAAGTAGTCACTGTGTCCCCACAGGCAATGTGATGAGTGACATCCTAACCAAGTGAATAATTGAATGCAGAAGCAGGTGAGATTGCAGCTATTTCTATTGAGACAGACGAGAGAGGCTCGCAGGAATACAAAACAATGCTACTTTTCTCCTTTATAACTCTTTGGCATACTGTTATCTTTATATACACTTTACAAAAAGTGTGTATACACATCACTGTGTAACTGGTTTGTTTTTAAGTGAAAACACGaaagaaaagtctttaattccCAGTAAGTACTGAGAGATAGAACATGCATGAAGAACTTCTAGAAGTCCTCAGATAATAAGGTGTCAAGGAATCCTGAGACTGAAATATTTGAGAAGTACTATATTAGTTTGGAGCCTCTGCAGGTTTTGATGTGTTGTATGGATGTGTTGTGCTTCATACAGTAGTATATAAAAGATGTGAGTtgtaaaaaatagaatttttttgcAATTAAATCAAATTGCAAATGTGCTAACAATGAATCTACTCAGCAGTAAATGAGACCTGCTACAGAAGCTACATTAGTGAATGAGTATACTCATGGAGAACCTGTTAACATAGGGAGCAATCCACCCTACTGTAGCcagttttaaactttttttttcctgaatactGAGTTACCTTTAATCTAAGAATCCACATTTTACACTGATTTTATAATATACAAGCCATCTATGTTGTATGTAATAATACGAATCACAATGTGTCTTCAGAATCTGAGATTGAGTTTAAATAGAAACCTAGAGTATTTACTGGGCACGGTTTTGTGTGGCAGTTTCCAAGCTAAGAACTTTATGCTATTTCACTTAACCCTTAAGTGAGTCTTAGAGAACATCACGGGCATGGCAGTAGGGACAGCTAAGAGCTCACAACTCTGATGgcaaacaggaggcagagagcactgTGTGAGTTGTGTGAGTCTTTGAGACCTCAGAAATAcctccctcaccaccaccaccaccaccaccaccaccaccaccacccccccccccccgccatgacatagtcattcaaaccaccacagaggtaGTGCACTTGCTCAGCAAACACAGGACCCTGGGTCCAACCTACACTGCAAACATGATACATAGTAGAACTGCTGTATCTTGATTTAATACCTGacatttacttttactttcaattattcttattttaaaaattagaaaaccaaAGATCACAGGAAGGGTTTTGTACTTAGCAACATTTATAGTGgctgtgaccaaatacccaaTGGAAGGTTTTACTCTAGCTTATAGTTCAAAGGAATATCTTCCATAATGGCAGAGAGAACACAGCAGTACATTGGGAAGGCCTTGTGGCAGGAAGCCATCTATCTATCGGGAAGCACAGTGAACAGGGAGCGGGCTAGGCTATAAACCCTTAAGACCACCCCCAATGACCCATTCCCTTCAGTGGCTCTCCACATCCTAAAGGTTCCACTGTTTCCCCAAAGAGCAGCACCAACTGGGAGCCAAGTGTTCAATATTTACATTAACCCATGGGGAACATTTCGTACTCAAAGCAAACTGACAGCGATTTACTTTACATCTGCTGGTTCCTCACTGCACTGCACACCTTCACTGGAAAGAGCCCGGTGCCTTGCTGGACCCTGGATGGCACAGCACCTTCCAACGCTCATCCCCTGTGCTCCCAGTTAGGTGATCCCAGATTTGGGTCCTCAGTTTCCTTCTAGTCTTCTTTCTCCAATTAGATGCCACTGGACAATTTTGTCTACTTCCTGGACTTTGGTTCTTGACCATCTGCTGAGATAGGTCTCAAACCTTCACCCCTGTCCTGTGGACTCTCTAGATCTGTCCAGTCTAACCCTTGAACAGTTTGCTATACTCATCTTTAAGTATCTGTATCTAAGTATCTTAAATTCTGCATATTAAAattccttctgtcctcccttccttctctcttcttccctgccccctcctcacacacacacacacacacacacacacacacacacacacatatttttctcttacttttctatttctgtgataaaacaccatggcaaGGCAAAGTATAaagcatttcatttattttgaggCTAACAGGTCCAAAGGGCTAGAATCCATGACTGTCATGTTCGGGAGCGTGGTAGCGAGCAAGCAGGCAAGgctctggagcagtagctgggGGCTTACATCTTGGTccaaaggcagaaggcagagagagaactgagaaTGAAGTAGGCTTTTGAGGGTTGCCTTCCCCGGTGACacatctccaacaaggccacacctcctaatccttcccaaacaattctacCAACCAGTGACCAAGCACTCCAATACTTGAGCCCACAGTGCCATCCTCATTCAAAACACCATGCTATCTTTCTTCACCTGTGTTAGTGGCATAAATAAGACACGTCTGAGCTAGAAACTGCTATCTGTCTGCATTGTCAGGCTATCAATTccattccctctctcctccccgcTAAATGCTGCCTTATGACTCCAGGTATCAGTTAAGAGtcagaaattttttttctttttttgagacggAATGTTGCTGTGTAGCCTAAAGTTCCCTTTAAGCAGGTTTCTGAGCTTCTAGACCCTCTCCCATGTATCCCCTTTTCCGGATAGGTTAACTAAAACACACATCTGACTTTGTCACTCACTTCAAAACCTTCCTGTGCCTGAGGATCGACACATAGATTTCTCTAGACTGAAGAGGCAAACCTTAGTGACACCGGCCTGGAGGAGTTTCTTAGTACcctccttttgtcttctttttcagGAAGCAAAGTGTGGAGATTTCAAAGCTGTCATAGTGGAAGTTGCAGGACAAGCCCATTACACGGGGACAGCAAACCTGACAGTGGAAGATGGTGACCCACTAAGGGATGGCTTTCttctcaagtgatttttttttcatacattttaaaggttttcCTTAGAAAGTAATTACCTTTTGATGATGTTTTCTCTGTGTCGTGTGCAAATCAGTACCCAGCTATACTTATAGGCTAATTTTTATACTTTCTAAAACAGTACATTGTatctaaatgtaaaatattatacTTCCTATTTGGCAACCTTTTGAGCATAGATGTCACTAATGGGGAAACAGAGTGCTAAGAATCCAGAAACTTTTTGATCATTAGTATACATAGTCTATGCTATGGGAATGACAATACTTGTAATTTTCTTTGAATGCTAGCTTCAGCTATACTAGTAGATGTTGGGAGTTTGTTATTTTAATGTTCTAGTTTGAGTGAAATAAAGCAATCTATAAGCGCCATGCTCATTGAGGTGAGCTATTATAATGTTCTCAACACTCGGCATAAATAATCTTGGAAGGGTCAAAAGCAGTCAGCTTCTTTAACAGACATTGTTATAGCTGCTGCTGGGGTATTGGTTTTGCTACAAAGCCCCCATTATCTACACCAGCTGGTATCCAAGTGCCACAAAGTTACCAAGTAATGCTGCAAAGACCAACTGGTAACCAGAGTTTTGCGGTCTCTTTAGATGGTGCTATTTGGTTTGGGGTGGTAGTTTGATTGTGTTATCAGGTGATTGTTTTTCCTTTGGTTCCTTAACTGATTCTAAGAATTGATTCTACAACCTCAAGCTACATTATTGAAATAATGTGTGTGAAGTAAGGTGTGAAGTAAAAATTAATCTATAAATCTTGTGAAATGAATCTCATGCCCCCATCAGCTGACCTTGACTGGTGTGTTGTTGTTAACTGATAGGGCCCTGAAAGTCTAGAAGATTATAGATAAAGAAGATAGAAAAGGTGGGCTCAGGAAATGTTGCATAAGCCATATCTTATGCCAAGCAAGTTTAGCTAAGAAGTACGCCGTCTTGTATGCTATTTGGGGatgaggagggggaatgggatagagccAGCAGAAAGCTATCATCCAATGGGACAAAGTCAGCAGGAAGCTAGCCAAGCAGTGCTACACAAAAGAAGCACAAGATACCCCAGGGCATCACAATCCAAGCACACAGAGTCCCTGGGACTGATAACTCTAGTTTCTTCAGTGGGGAAAGCCAAGTTTCCAGGATCGGAAACCTTTAATTCTTTCTAGGCCCTGGCCCCCTTCCCAGACTGGACTTGGCCAAGTTTGTCCCTGAGCAGGAACATTAACTAGGTTCCTATTGTCTTTTCATGGAGGCCTCTGGGAAAGCCTTGGATCAGCCTGGTTCTCAACAATCACCTACTTGGTAGATTTTGAACATGAAGAAATCTCATTACTGGCATTCATGGCAGTTAATACTTACCTTTGagcctatttaaaaacaaacaaacacagagagagagagagagagagagagagagagagagagagagagagagagagagagagagagagagacacacacacacacacacacacaaacccaaagcAAAAAACAGTGCTTGAAAGCCAGGTGTGggggcatatgcctgtaatcctgtaatcctagcacttgggaagtggagccAAGAATATtgtaaagtttgaggtcagccaatAGATTGAggccctgtcttttaaaaataaaatggatcatTGTCTGCCATCCTAAACTGAAACATTAACTGTGGTGCCttcagaaaatttggtatatcttcTGTGAGGTATGTATTGGTATTACTTCAGTTCTGAACACACTAGATGCTGAATTAATCCATGCTAAGTGGTGGTCTCACCCAGCAAGCCTTTATTGACCCATTTTGGGGGGTGTCTAAAACTTCATTaccaaacttaaagaaaaatataaatatttttttaatttccccatcACCCCCAAGTAGTTGTGGTTTTGTGTCAAAACTATGACTTACTTCAAAGGAAAACGGGGCACTCTTACT
It includes:
- the L3hypdh gene encoding trans-3-hydroxy-L-proline dehydratase, producing MEAALAVTRLPPHDPKTPALSVVDMHTGGEPLRIVHAGCPEVVGPTLLAKRRYMRQHLDYIRQRLVFEPRGHRDMYGAILVPSELPDAHLGVLFLHNEGYSSMCGHAVLALGRFALDFGLVPAPQEGAREARVNIHCPCGLVTAFVECEGGRSCGPVRFHSVPAFVLASDLTVNVPGHGKVVVDIAYGGAFYAFISAEKLGLDVCSAKTRDLVDAASALTGAVKAQFKINHPESEDLGFLYGTILTDGKDAYSEEPTTNICVFADEQVDRSPTGSGVTARVALQYHKGLLQLNKTRAFKSSATGSVFTGCAVREAKCGDFKAVIVEVAGQAHYTGTANLTVEDGDPLRDGFLLK